The following are encoded in a window of Bacillus sp. SORGH_AS_0510 genomic DNA:
- a CDS encoding DUF72 domain-containing protein → MIYIGVTGWGDHDSLYTSGISSRDKLKEYAGHFPIVEVDSAFYAIQPKRNAEKWMQDTPESFQFIVKAYQGMTGHIRGEIPFESKQEMFLAFKDSLQPYIEKNKLAMVLFQFPPWFSCKRENVDYLRWCKQQMDDIPCALEFRHQSWFAPPYQQKTLDFMKQENWIHSICDEPQAGQGSVPTVLTAAGNNMVLVRFHGRNVHGWQKRNAENWREVRYLYRYNQKELEEWRDSILKLTRETEHVYLLFNNNSGGDAADNAKDMMKLLDIDYEGLAPRQLDLF, encoded by the coding sequence TTGATTTATATCGGTGTAACGGGCTGGGGAGACCATGACAGCTTATACACAAGCGGGATTTCCTCACGGGACAAGCTGAAAGAATACGCAGGCCATTTTCCAATCGTTGAGGTAGATTCTGCTTTTTATGCAATTCAGCCCAAGCGGAATGCGGAGAAGTGGATGCAGGACACCCCTGAGAGCTTCCAGTTCATCGTTAAAGCCTATCAAGGCATGACTGGGCATATTCGTGGGGAGATTCCCTTTGAAAGCAAACAAGAGATGTTTCTGGCCTTTAAAGACTCTTTACAGCCCTATATAGAAAAAAATAAACTCGCTATGGTCCTATTTCAATTTCCCCCGTGGTTTAGCTGCAAACGAGAAAATGTTGATTACTTGCGATGGTGTAAACAACAAATGGATGACATTCCTTGTGCATTAGAATTCAGGCACCAATCATGGTTTGCCCCTCCATATCAACAAAAGACCCTTGATTTTATGAAACAAGAGAATTGGATTCACAGTATTTGCGATGAACCACAGGCGGGTCAAGGCTCTGTTCCCACCGTTTTAACCGCCGCAGGCAACAATATGGTCCTAGTAAGATTCCACGGCCGAAATGTTCATGGCTGGCAAAAGAGGAACGCAGAAAACTGGCGAGAGGTACGTTATCTTTATCGTTACAATCAAAAAGAATTAGAGGAATGGCGAGACTCAATTCTGAAGCTTACCAGAGAAACTGAACATGTTTACCTTTTGTTCAATAATAACTCTGGTGGAGATGCAGCAGATAACGCGAAGGATATGATGAAACTTTTAGACATAGACTACGAAGGACTCGCCCCAAGGCAACTAGATTTATTTTAA